Proteins encoded in a region of the Enterococcus gilvus ATCC BAA-350 genome:
- the rsxC gene encoding electron transport complex subunit RsxC, producing the protein MAKRAFKGGIDLHQDPALQLRGIDEYKKVESIYPKRVYIPVQQHIGDASEVIVSAGERVFLGQIIAKMGEGLGANIHASISGKVVGVKEIDQGQGDEMTCVVIENDFLERPREVHHETIDELTPEMIVERVETAGVVGLGGATFPSHVKLNPKEDIHTCIFNGAECEPLLMADAALMATQGEKLLKGCELVLKAVAAEEGIIAIEDDKQEAIEVMKDLCKDVPKLSVIEVPSVYPQGSTEMLFKTITGMEEPADGSTRDLGYLIINVATTAAVYEAIDPGIPLSHRICSVVGDVKQQKNVYFPIGTSIEEMIDFCGGFDGKPSKIITGGFMMGKTVDTMAASLTKSANGLIIINEAHDQDSTPSPCIMCARCVDVCPIGLLPHQLEKSYLKENWERLEKLYVDSCINCGCCTYICPARRHLAEHIIAGQQAVKERQG; encoded by the coding sequence ATGGCTAAGCGAGCATTTAAAGGTGGAATTGATTTACATCAAGATCCAGCTTTACAGTTAAGAGGAATTGACGAGTATAAGAAAGTAGAAAGTATTTACCCCAAACGAGTGTATATCCCAGTCCAACAGCATATCGGGGACGCTTCAGAGGTTATTGTATCCGCGGGAGAGCGCGTCTTCCTTGGACAAATAATTGCAAAAATGGGTGAAGGTTTGGGAGCGAATATCCATGCAAGTATCTCTGGCAAAGTCGTGGGAGTGAAAGAGATTGATCAAGGACAAGGAGATGAGATGACCTGCGTGGTCATAGAAAATGATTTTCTTGAGCGACCAAGGGAGGTACACCACGAAACCATTGATGAATTGACCCCAGAAATGATCGTCGAGCGAGTGGAAACTGCTGGTGTAGTTGGTTTAGGTGGAGCGACTTTTCCTAGTCATGTAAAACTAAACCCTAAAGAAGATATCCATACGTGCATTTTTAACGGTGCTGAATGTGAACCGCTACTGATGGCAGATGCGGCGTTGATGGCAACACAAGGCGAGAAGCTGCTAAAGGGGTGTGAGTTGGTATTAAAGGCTGTAGCAGCCGAAGAGGGCATAATCGCAATTGAAGATGATAAACAAGAAGCCATCGAGGTTATGAAGGATCTGTGCAAAGACGTTCCGAAACTTTCGGTGATTGAGGTGCCATCGGTATACCCTCAGGGAAGTACCGAAATGCTTTTCAAAACAATTACCGGAATGGAAGAGCCTGCGGACGGATCAACGAGGGATCTAGGCTATTTGATCATTAATGTCGCTACTACTGCTGCAGTGTATGAAGCGATTGATCCTGGAATTCCGTTGAGTCATCGGATTTGCTCGGTCGTTGGAGATGTTAAACAACAAAAAAATGTTTACTTTCCGATTGGGACCTCCATTGAAGAAATGATCGATTTTTGTGGGGGATTTGACGGAAAGCCATCGAAAATCATAACTGGCGGTTTTATGATGGGGAAAACAGTGGATACGATGGCGGCTTCATTAACCAAATCAGCCAATGGGTTGATTATTATTAATGAAGCACACGATCAAGATAGCACGCCTAGTCCATGTATTATGTGCGCGCGTTGTGTAGATGTTTGTCCCATCGGTCTTTTACCACACCAACTTGAGAAGAGCTATTTGAAGGAAAACTGGGAGCGGCTGGAGAAGCTTTATGTGGATAGTTGTATCAATTGCGGTTGCTGCACCTACATTTGCCCTGCACGCCGTCATTTAGCGGAGCACATTATCGCCGGTCAACAAGCGGTTAAGGAAAGGCAGGGATAG
- a CDS encoding histidine phosphatase family protein, which translates to MLYVARHGETEWNKQGIISGRSDIALSGVGYRQAAKLAEEVAQLDKPITRIIHSPLERAYETARIVGEKNQLSLNVDNRLIELDYGDYDGTSDEQEGYLKTRTQFALRYPNGESLMDVYARIVPLLEELEQDQENVYLLVCHNSVIRAIKNYFEPLENDKVFDYRTPNAKLISFDWKNAAVVSKSA; encoded by the coding sequence TTGCTTTACGTAGCGAGACATGGAGAAACAGAATGGAATAAACAAGGAATTATTTCAGGGAGAAGTGACATTGCGCTCTCAGGAGTTGGGTATCGGCAAGCGGCAAAGTTAGCAGAAGAGGTCGCACAACTGGATAAACCAATCACTCGAATCATCCATTCGCCATTAGAACGTGCCTATGAAACTGCTCGAATCGTCGGAGAAAAAAATCAGTTATCTCTGAATGTTGACAACCGATTGATTGAATTAGATTACGGAGATTATGATGGCACAAGTGATGAACAAGAAGGTTATTTAAAGACCCGCACACAATTTGCATTACGGTATCCGAATGGCGAGTCTTTGATGGATGTCTATGCGCGAATCGTTCCTTTACTAGAGGAACTGGAGCAAGATCAAGAAAATGTTTATTTGTTGGTTTGTCACAATTCTGTGATTCGAGCCATCAAAAACTATTTTGAACCATTAGAAAACGACAAAGTATTTGATTACCGTACTCCAAATGCAAAGCTTATCAGTTTTGATTGGAAAAACGCGGCAGTAGTCAGTAAAAGCGCGTAG
- a CDS encoding hydroxymethylglutaryl-CoA reductase, degradative — MEEVVILSAVRTPIGRYKGKLATVSAVELGAIAVKEAITRAELAPDQVEQVFMGNVLQAENGQNVARQSAIKAGIPYEVPATTINEVCGSGMKAIIFGMQQILLGEAQVVVAGGTENMSQAPKTTRFDYVAQEWQEPKSSMIYDGLTDAFSGKHMGLTAEKVAVEYQVTREMQDQYAYESQMKAAKASKNGKFDSEIVPVVLPDGSSIKDDEGIRFDSTLEKISSLKPAFKEDGVVTAANASTLNDGASAVVLAAKSYAIEHDLAYVAVINGYSEVGIDPSIMGVAPVSAINKLLNKVHQTINDVDVFQINEAFAAASVAVQKELDLPDEKINTYGGAIALGHPIGASGTRIVTTLISELFQEDKQRGIASLCIGGGLGLALMITKAEDQETAKKKFYQLTQAERLAKLVKEKKLSAKEAAQLATEMVLPEQVANNLIENQIGEGTIPLGVAQHFVINGKEISIPMMTEEPSVIAAASNAGKILAKAGGIQTRVCNQEMTGQVVLRNVSEAEAFVQVFRDNEQRLFAAAKTSSPSIYQRGGGLRTIDYRIFEEGYLSIDLVVDTKDAMGANILNTMLEAVAEEVRQLVPAAEVLFSILSNYATSALIEATCEIPLQQIGEEVADKIAAASAFSKLDPYRAVTHNKGIMNGIDAVVLATGNDTRAVAAACHAYAARNGQYEGLTDWTVQDDKLVGKLVLPMKIGIVGGATKVLPKAQISLNLLGVSSASELGEVIVAVGLAQNLAAIRALVTEGIQKGHMAMQSRSLAITAGATAKEIPQVSSQLRKAERMNLAAAEEIIAQLRLG; from the coding sequence TTGGAAGAAGTAGTTATTTTAAGCGCTGTACGAACACCAATTGGCAGATATAAAGGCAAACTGGCAACTGTTTCAGCCGTCGAGCTCGGTGCAATCGCTGTAAAAGAAGCGATCACACGTGCGGAGCTCGCACCAGATCAGGTGGAACAAGTATTTATGGGAAATGTCCTACAGGCAGAAAACGGTCAGAATGTTGCGCGTCAGTCAGCCATCAAAGCGGGTATCCCTTATGAAGTACCAGCAACGACCATCAATGAAGTTTGCGGCTCAGGAATGAAAGCAATTATTTTCGGAATGCAGCAAATTCTTCTAGGCGAGGCGCAGGTAGTCGTCGCTGGCGGAACAGAAAATATGTCTCAAGCACCAAAGACCACGCGATTTGATTACGTCGCGCAAGAGTGGCAAGAACCAAAATCAAGCATGATTTATGACGGATTGACAGATGCGTTTAGCGGCAAACATATGGGACTAACCGCAGAAAAAGTGGCTGTCGAGTATCAGGTTACTCGAGAGATGCAAGATCAATATGCATACGAATCACAGATGAAAGCAGCCAAAGCAAGTAAAAATGGGAAGTTCGATTCGGAGATTGTTCCTGTGGTCCTTCCAGACGGAAGTAGTATCAAAGATGATGAAGGCATCCGTTTTGATTCCACGCTTGAAAAAATAAGCTCTTTGAAACCTGCCTTTAAAGAAGACGGTGTTGTCACAGCAGCGAATGCTTCCACGTTGAATGATGGTGCATCCGCAGTAGTGTTAGCAGCAAAATCTTATGCTATCGAGCACGACTTAGCTTATGTCGCTGTTATTAATGGGTATAGCGAAGTTGGGATCGATCCAAGCATCATGGGTGTAGCCCCTGTATCAGCTATTAATAAATTATTAAATAAAGTCCATCAGACGATCAATGATGTGGATGTCTTCCAAATCAACGAAGCATTTGCGGCAGCCTCTGTTGCTGTGCAAAAAGAATTGGATCTCCCAGATGAAAAAATCAATACCTACGGCGGCGCGATTGCGTTGGGGCATCCAATCGGTGCAAGCGGCACGAGAATCGTGACAACGCTGATCTCTGAACTTTTCCAAGAGGATAAGCAACGGGGAATCGCAAGCTTGTGCATCGGTGGCGGACTTGGTTTGGCCCTGATGATCACAAAAGCAGAAGATCAAGAAACTGCAAAAAAAAAATTCTATCAACTGACCCAAGCTGAGCGTTTAGCAAAGTTGGTGAAGGAAAAAAAGTTATCGGCTAAAGAAGCAGCACAGTTAGCGACAGAAATGGTATTGCCAGAACAAGTTGCCAACAACCTCATCGAAAACCAAATTGGGGAGGGAACGATCCCTCTAGGTGTTGCACAACATTTTGTCATTAACGGAAAAGAGATCAGTATCCCCATGATGACTGAAGAGCCTTCTGTGATTGCAGCGGCTAGTAATGCTGGGAAAATCCTTGCGAAGGCCGGAGGGATTCAGACACGGGTATGCAATCAAGAGATGACTGGACAGGTCGTCTTGAGAAATGTTTCTGAAGCAGAGGCGTTCGTGCAAGTGTTTCGGGATAATGAACAACGGCTTTTTGCGGCGGCTAAAACTAGTTCACCGTCTATTTATCAACGTGGCGGCGGATTGCGCACGATTGATTATCGTATCTTTGAAGAAGGCTACCTTTCAATCGATCTAGTGGTTGATACAAAGGATGCGATGGGTGCCAATATTCTGAATACAATGTTGGAAGCTGTAGCGGAAGAAGTACGACAACTTGTTCCTGCAGCAGAGGTTTTATTTAGTATACTGAGCAACTATGCGACGAGCGCGTTGATTGAAGCAACTTGCGAAATCCCTCTGCAACAAATTGGAGAAGAAGTCGCTGATAAGATCGCTGCGGCCAGTGCATTCAGTAAGCTTGATCCTTACCGCGCGGTGACGCACAATAAAGGAATTATGAACGGCATCGATGCCGTCGTCTTAGCCACGGGAAATGACACGCGAGCAGTGGCAGCGGCGTGCCACGCATATGCTGCCCGCAACGGACAGTACGAGGGCTTGACGGATTGGACGGTGCAAGACGATAAATTAGTTGGCAAGCTTGTTTTACCCATGAAAATAGGGATTGTGGGAGGAGCGACCAAGGTGCTGCCAAAAGCACAAATCAGCTTAAATCTTTTGGGCGTTTCATCTGCTAGTGAATTAGGAGAAGTCATCGTAGCTGTTGGATTGGCTCAGAATCTGGCTGCGATCCGCGCGTTAGTGACCGAAGGGATTCAAAAAGGGCACATGGCGATGCAAAGCCGTTCGCTGGCAATCACAGCAGGAGCGACAGCGAAGGAGATTCCTCAAGTTTCTAGTCAATTAAGAAAAGCAGAACGAATGAACTTAGCTGCAGCAGAAGAAATTATCGCACAGCTTCGGCTAGGATAA
- a CDS encoding hydroxymethylglutaryl-CoA synthase, translated as MNIGIDKISFHVPNYYLDMTDLANARDTDPNKFHIGLGQDQMAIIPETQDIVTLGASAAAKILTDEDKKDIDMVIVGTESSTDFSKSAAVIIHALLDIQPFARSFEIKHACYGGTAALQQAHDYVSLHPERKVLVIAADIAKYGLATGGEPTQGCGAVAMLITKEPRLLAFNNDSVFYSEDVYDFWRPAGHDYPLVDGHMSNQIYIDSFTRIWEQNKKVNQTTSEDYAALTFHLPYTKMGRKALRAIFPEMSESEQQRLEARYDEAVLYSRQVGNLYTGSLYLGLISLLDNGSLAAGDRVGLFSYGSGAVSEFFSMTVMDGYKQHLSINENQALLSERSQLTMEAYEEMFNEKLPVDGGTYTFSDSTPFAINKISGDIRYYNK; from the coding sequence ATGAATATAGGGATTGATAAAATCAGTTTTCACGTACCAAATTATTATCTTGATATGACGGATTTAGCAAATGCGCGTGATACTGATCCCAACAAATTTCACATTGGTCTTGGACAAGATCAGATGGCAATTATTCCTGAGACACAAGACATTGTCACTTTAGGAGCAAGTGCTGCTGCAAAAATTCTTACAGATGAGGACAAAAAAGACATCGACATGGTAATCGTCGGGACAGAATCCAGTACCGATTTTTCAAAATCTGCCGCAGTAATTATTCATGCCCTGTTAGATATTCAGCCTTTTGCTCGTTCATTTGAAATAAAACACGCTTGTTACGGCGGAACTGCCGCTTTACAGCAAGCACATGACTATGTAAGCTTGCATCCAGAGCGCAAAGTTTTAGTGATTGCAGCAGATATTGCAAAATATGGACTGGCTACCGGCGGCGAGCCCACTCAAGGTTGCGGAGCCGTTGCGATGTTGATTACAAAAGAGCCTCGCTTATTAGCCTTTAATAATGATAGTGTCTTCTACTCTGAAGATGTTTACGATTTTTGGCGTCCTGCCGGGCATGACTATCCTTTAGTTGACGGTCATATGTCCAACCAAATCTATATAGATTCATTCACCCGCATCTGGGAGCAAAACAAAAAAGTCAACCAAACGACAAGTGAAGACTACGCAGCTTTGACTTTCCATTTACCTTATACAAAAATGGGTCGCAAAGCCTTACGAGCTATTTTTCCAGAAATGTCCGAATCTGAACAACAGCGTTTAGAGGCTCGTTATGATGAAGCCGTGTTGTATAGTCGCCAAGTCGGTAATCTTTACACGGGGTCCCTATATCTTGGGTTGATCTCCCTATTAGATAATGGCAGCTTAGCAGCCGGTGATCGAGTGGGACTATTCAGCTACGGATCAGGTGCAGTCAGCGAGTTCTTCTCGATGACAGTGATGGATGGGTACAAGCAACACTTATCTATCAACGAAAACCAAGCACTTTTAAGTGAACGCAGCCAATTAACTATGGAAGCTTATGAAGAAATGTTCAATGAAAAACTCCCTGTAGATGGCGGCACTTACACCTTCTCAGATTCAACTCCGTTTGCCATCAATAAAATCAGCGGAGACATTCGCTACTATAACAAGTAG
- a CDS encoding GNAT family N-acetyltransferase: MYREALELRNKELMASAGKKRLLTAPKEERKDLHLIIKRQEQVIGTLLLHPISEKCVQVKQVAVDSRYQGEGLGKNLLTYAEQVAKRVGFRFVFLTGREQAWGFYEKLGYQGLSQEYQEGLLRMRVYKKDLQSPLEQFMKREMKTNG, from the coding sequence TTGTATCGTGAAGCATTAGAACTGAGGAACAAGGAATTGATGGCCAGCGCTGGAAAGAAGCGTTTGCTGACTGCACCCAAAGAGGAACGAAAGGATCTGCATTTGATAATCAAGCGACAGGAACAAGTAATCGGAACCTTACTGCTTCATCCCATTTCTGAAAAATGTGTGCAGGTGAAGCAAGTTGCAGTAGATTCTCGTTACCAAGGAGAAGGTCTAGGCAAGAATTTGCTTACTTACGCGGAACAAGTCGCAAAACGAGTCGGTTTTCGTTTTGTCTTTCTCACAGGTAGAGAACAGGCTTGGGGATTTTATGAAAAATTAGGCTATCAAGGACTATCACAAGAATATCAAGAAGGTCTGCTAAGAATGCGTGTGTATAAAAAAGATCTTCAATCACCACTAGAACAATTTATGAAAAGGGAGATGAAAACAAATGGATGA
- a CDS encoding RnfABCDGE type electron transport complex subunit D, which yields MDQKRSFEALRSSRHPMMEASPHLLYREKTDRIMQLVVLALMPSIFASIVFFGIRSLLLYVIAVGTCLLAEFLWFKLRRHTLPKDYSAVVTGVLLAMSLPASVPLWYPALGGVIGIVIAKEVFGGIGRNLLNPALTGRAVLRLIFVTEMSANVQPRPFFSTGGLDVVSSATPLMEAKAGESLSSGQILDSLTGLIAGKNAETTAILLLLGGIFLLYKKVITWHIPLCMIGTIVVVSFFFGKGDPTIVFANVFGGATMLGAFFMATDYSTSPTTPKGEIIYGICCGLLLVAWRQFSSMPEGMTFILLIMNCFVPLIDHLIIPRAYGVEKQ from the coding sequence ATGGATCAGAAACGTTCGTTTGAGGCGTTGCGCAGCTCCCGTCATCCGATGATGGAGGCTTCCCCTCATTTATTGTATCGGGAAAAAACAGATCGTATTATGCAACTGGTCGTACTTGCATTGATGCCTAGCATTTTTGCATCCATTGTTTTCTTTGGTATCCGTTCGCTATTGCTCTATGTGATCGCCGTAGGGACGTGTTTACTTGCTGAATTTTTATGGTTCAAGCTGCGTAGACATACATTGCCTAAAGATTATTCGGCAGTCGTTACTGGGGTGTTGCTGGCTATGAGCTTGCCCGCTAGTGTTCCTTTGTGGTATCCAGCGTTGGGCGGTGTTATTGGGATCGTCATTGCGAAAGAAGTGTTCGGCGGGATTGGCCGAAATTTGTTAAATCCGGCTTTGACTGGACGAGCGGTGTTACGCTTGATCTTTGTAACAGAGATGTCTGCAAATGTTCAGCCGCGTCCTTTTTTCTCAACTGGCGGATTGGATGTCGTGTCTTCAGCGACGCCATTAATGGAGGCAAAAGCAGGTGAAAGTTTAAGCTCCGGGCAAATACTAGACAGTTTAACAGGCTTAATTGCTGGGAAAAATGCTGAAACAACAGCGATTCTATTGCTTTTAGGCGGCATATTTTTGCTATATAAAAAAGTGATTACTTGGCACATCCCCCTTTGCATGATTGGGACGATAGTCGTTGTTTCTTTCTTTTTTGGAAAGGGTGATCCTACGATCGTTTTTGCGAACGTATTTGGCGGTGCAACAATGTTAGGTGCCTTTTTCATGGCTACGGATTACAGCACCTCTCCAACGACACCAAAAGGTGAAATAATTTATGGTATTTGTTGCGGGTTGCTTTTAGTTGCTTGGCGTCAATTCAGTTCGATGCCTGAGGGGATGACGTTCATTTTATTGATAATGAATTGTTTTGTTCCGCTCATTGATCATTTGATCATTCCTAGAGCATACGGCGTGGAAAAACAATAG
- a CDS encoding lactate/malate family dehydrogenase — protein sequence MKKVAIIGMGHVGSTTAYTLISKNIVDELVLFDSRADILQAELNDLMDGQMEQNHQVRLIEPALSELADTDVILFSAGDISIFEGNPDRFAELNLTKTIVEEWAPKIKASGFNGILLNITNPCDVITQYLQELTGFPRERVFGTGTSLDTGRMKHAVSKKLDVHPSAIDGYVIGEHGESQFVAWSSVRIGGIPIIDTLTPEKLAALDDAARDGGWVTFRGKGYTSYGIAIQSARIVEAILNNNHLVVPVSHYHLDEDCYVGSPAKVSLKGITESFPLILSETEQEKWRHTIQTIHAMHDSI from the coding sequence ATGAAAAAAGTCGCAATTATTGGTATGGGGCATGTCGGAAGTACGACTGCTTATACGTTAATTTCAAAAAATATAGTGGATGAATTGGTTCTGTTCGATTCTCGAGCGGATATCCTCCAAGCGGAATTAAATGATCTGATGGACGGACAAATGGAGCAAAATCATCAGGTTCGATTGATCGAGCCTGCCTTGTCAGAATTGGCAGATACAGATGTGATCCTTTTTTCTGCAGGAGACATCTCGATCTTTGAGGGAAACCCCGATCGGTTCGCGGAATTAAATTTGACCAAAACGATCGTTGAGGAATGGGCGCCCAAGATTAAGGCATCTGGATTTAACGGCATCTTACTGAATATCACAAATCCTTGCGATGTAATCACTCAATACTTGCAAGAATTGACTGGTTTCCCACGTGAGCGTGTCTTTGGCACCGGTACCTCCTTAGACACTGGGCGTATGAAACATGCGGTCAGCAAAAAGTTAGACGTTCATCCTTCAGCTATTGATGGCTACGTGATTGGGGAGCACGGCGAAAGCCAATTCGTCGCTTGGTCAAGTGTACGGATCGGCGGTATCCCCATCATCGATACGTTGACTCCGGAAAAACTTGCTGCTTTGGATGATGCCGCTCGCGATGGTGGTTGGGTGACCTTCCGCGGGAAAGGATATACCTCTTACGGGATCGCTATTCAATCAGCACGAATTGTCGAAGCCATTTTAAATAACAATCATCTCGTTGTCCCAGTGAGTCATTACCATCTGGATGAAGACTGTTATGTGGGTTCTCCCGCAAAGGTGTCTTTAAAAGGGATCACTGAAAGTTTCCCATTGATTCTTTCCGAGACAGAGCAAGAAAAATGGAGGCACACGATTCAAACGATCCACGCTATGCATGACTCAATTTAG
- the nrdI gene encoding class Ib ribonucleoside-diphosphate reductase assembly flavoprotein NrdI, translated as MKILYISISGNTRAFVQHLKTYSDEQHQQNNENPLITSKEISENSPFEKEDDSFFAFVPTYLEGGNGVDSGDTEILTDVLRDYLDYEDNYKKCLGVVGSGNKNFNYQYCLTAKQYSEAFGFPFLADYELRGTSADCERIYHILKEHESN; from the coding sequence ATGAAAATTTTATATATCTCAATTTCAGGAAACACCCGTGCTTTTGTTCAACATTTGAAGACGTATAGTGACGAACAGCATCAACAAAATAATGAGAATCCTTTGATTACTTCAAAAGAAATTTCTGAAAATAGTCCCTTTGAAAAAGAAGATGACTCATTTTTCGCATTTGTTCCGACCTATTTAGAGGGCGGTAACGGTGTCGATAGTGGCGATACAGAAATATTGACCGATGTTCTGCGTGACTATTTAGACTACGAAGATAACTATAAAAAATGTCTTGGCGTTGTTGGCAGTGGGAACAAAAATTTTAATTATCAATATTGTTTGACTGCTAAACAATACAGCGAGGCATTCGGGTTTCCCTTTTTAGCAGATTATGAATTAAGAGGAACCTCGGCTGATTGCGAACGAATCTACCACATTTTAAAAGAACACGAATCAAATTAA